A genomic segment from Salmo trutta chromosome 38, fSalTru1.1, whole genome shotgun sequence encodes:
- the LOC115177974 gene encoding zinc finger protein 883-like, whose translation MSGERETLMEEMEQRLYTLTNYSLRCLCERSGIGGKDGSDVQGKNHHHSLCRKILEELGKNADSMESEEQGMSWLLRLKEDIRKIQEDCIGAPLSPSQSIDDDAVDYDEEGNQKDMDWLPSKRLEAQRMSPSQLFDDDAADWDEEWDDEDRDLWRSKGLEVESAPERHTPEQREESVSGSPSLSSPGNALLLGLKRVSVRLVDCRKTPGLRGTAGGDEEEEGDVIHQRERRGNRRSSGEPQQQPHHADDPDWSLATSKHLNKQPQRHTGKKPHHCYDCGKSFSVLSGLKIHQSTHTENKTFQCSKCGKGFANNHYRKIHEKTVHEPPTERSYHCSDCGKSYSFLSMFKNHQRIHTGEKPFQCSKCKKSFAQKSTLKAHEQTHMPAAERPYQCSYCEKKFCISASFNFHMRMHTEEKPFQCSVCGMRFIQAYLLKSHKFKHKPTEEKPFSCSECGTGFATKGSLKFHQLIHNPGERSYRCSECGHCFSHPIYLKKHQKRHSKDKSIVCELCGKTFNHPSNFRTHMKIHRGVKPYHCSECGRSFIFRQGLTTHQRVHTGEMPYVCDQCGRRFSQSNSLVTHQRTHTGEKPYPCFVCGKSFSRSQNLTAHKRTHTGEKPHACDQCGKRFSRTDALAVHMRTHTGEKPYSCDICRETFTYLVAMLKHKKGHGHPAGDVLCAEWPQDDSSSVYE comes from the exons atgagtggagagagggaaacgTTGATGGAGGAAATGGAACAGCGTTTATACACTTTAACCAACTACAGTTTACGCTGCCTGTGTGAACGCAGTGGAATAGGTGGCAAGGATGGCTCTGATGTTCAAGGAAAGAATCACCATCACTCATTGTGCCGTAAAATCCTGGAGGAACTTGGGAAAAATGCAGATTCAATGGAATCGGAGGAGCAGGGAATGTCTTGGTTACTCCGACTGAAAGAGGACATCAGAAAGATACAGGAGGATTGTATCGGTGCACCTTTGAGTCCCAGCCAATCCATTGATGATGATGCTGTAGACTATGATGAAGAAGGGAACCAGAAGGACATGGATTGGTTACCTAGCAAAAGGCTGGAGGCGCAGCGTATGAGTCCCAGCCAATTATTTGATGACGACGCTGCAGACTGGGATGAAGAATGGGATGATGAGGACAGGGATTTGTGGCGTAGCAAAGGGCTGGAGGTGGAGTCAgctccagagagacacacaccagagcagagggaggagagcgtgagtgggtccccctctctgtcctctcctggtAATGCCTTACTGCTGGGTCTGAAGAGGGTGTCTGTGCGGCTGGTCGACTGCAGGAAAACACCAGGGTTGAGAGGAACTGCTGgaggagacgaggaggaggaaggagacgtGATTCATCAAA gagagagacgtggaaACCGTAGATcttctggggagcctcaacaacaacCTCATCATGCTGACGACCCAGACTGGAGTCTCGCCACATCAAAACACCTTAACAAACAAccacagagacatacagggaaGAAACCTCACCACTGCTATGACTGCGGAAAGAGTTTCAGTGTTTTATCAGGCTTGAAAATCCATCAAAGCACCCACACCGAAAATAAAACATTCCAATGCTCCAAGTGTGGGAAAGGTTTTGCAAACAACCACTATCGAAAAATACATGAGAAAACAGTACATGAGCCTCCCACAGAAAGGtcttaccactgctctgactgcgGGAAGAGCTACAGTTTTTTATCAATGTTCAAAAATCATCAaaggatacacacaggagagaaaccattccaATGCTCCAAGTGCAAGAAAAGTTTTGCTCAGAAATCCACTCTAAAAGCACACGAGCAAACACACATGCCTGCCGCAGAAAGGCCTTACCAATGCTCCTACTGCGAGAAGAAGTTTTGTATTTCGGCTTCCTTTAATTTCCATATGAGAATGCATACTGAAGAGAAACCATTCCAATGTTCCGTCTGTGGAATGCGGTTCATTCAAGCCTACTTACTGAAATCACACAAGTTTAAACACAAGCCCACCGAAGAAAAGCCCTTCAGCTGCTCAGAATGTGGGACGGGTTTTGCCACGAAAGGTAGTCTCAAATTTCACCAGCTGATACACAACCCGGGAGAGAGATCATATCGCTGTTCTGAGTGTGGTCATTGTTTCTCTCATCCGATATATCTGAAGAAACACCAGAAGAGGCACAGTAAAGACAAGTCCATTGTATGTGAGCTGTGCGGGAAGACCTTCAACCATCCAAGCAACTTCAGAACTCACATGAAGATACACCGAGGAGTGAAACCGTACCACTGCTCCGAATGCGGCAGGAGCTTCATATTCCGCCAAGGTTTAACAACACACCAGCGTGTGCACACAGGAGAGATGCCTTACGTCTGCGATCAATGTGGGAGGAGGTTTTCTCAGTCTAATTCTTTGGTGActcaccagcgaacacacactggGGAGAAACCTTACCCATGCTTTGTCTGTGGAAAGAGCTTCAGTCGGTCACAAAACCTGACTGCACACAAGAGaactcatacaggagagaagcctcacgCCTGTGATCAGTGCGGGAAGAGGTTTTCCCGAACCGACGCACTGGCTGTACACATGCGcactcacactggagagaagccttacagctGTGATATATGCAGGGAGACATTCACCTATTTAGTAGCCATGTTGAAACATAAGAAAGGACATGGACATCCTGCAGGTGATGTTCTCTGTGCTGAATGGCCTCAGGACGATTCCAGCTCTGTCTATGAATAG